The DNA window ATTCATCTAGGAGAAGATAAGGATGTCAAAGAAGACAATAGCAACCACTGTGCTTCAATCCCAGACTAGTTGGGGTTGGCTATATCAATCCTCAACAACCACgtgaaacaaataaataagtcatCTTGTTGTAGTAGAAATTTAAAACGCAAAATCATTTTCCAACCTACACCTGGCACTGGATGTACACAGTGCTCTTTCATTTGGGTCTCACACAAATACTTTGATGCTTACTTATGAATCACATAAACCTTTATTACCCACATTTGATTTGCAGCAGTGAATCTTTGATGGTATTCTCCCCAAGCTACTCgtgtaaatataatttttgttgaGTGTTGAATAGAATCTTAGGATCATCTCTTTGGCAAATCAGTTGCATTCTCGGCGTATGATTATTTGTTCACTACCTTAGGCAGTCTTTATTGATGGAAAAAAATGCAACACAACTCTTTTGCAAAGGTTATGACAGTATAATTGGCTAATCACatttaccaatttcaaaaaaaataattggctAATCACATTTGATTTCTACTGATGTTTGTTTGATGGGACTATAAATACAAGAATTGACAAGATGCGAAATAATGAACTCTTGCAAAGTTGATGTTTTTCTCTCTGTCATTGATGTAATTAAGGGTTGTGAGTATTGCAGTAGGAACCCCTAACATGTGCACACTATGCAGCAATAGCTAGTTTGTTTTGCTGATATTTCTGCTGTTCCACTCTCTTTTAAGGTTCTGACTTCAGAGTGTCATGAGATGAAAGTGCTTTCTTATATCGTGTTTTCAGCCACTGGCAGAGCTCAATGAAACCTAGCAGAGGATAGTACTGTAAATATAAgcttatatatttctttttatccaATTAGAAACAGTATGTCCATGCAATGTTTATCTATTTCCAATCAGCAATTTGCCACCATTAATTGTTGAGACTGGAATATGACTTTGTGAAACAGTTCCTTGGAATATCTGTTCTAGAAAAAGTTCCCCCAGAATGTAGTCATCACAAATTTTCTTCCCAAGAAATAATGATTAGTTGTCCtcatttttgttttaatgatttttcaCACGTTAAGCTCTTCTTTGTGTGCTCATCACTACTATTCTTGTAGTATTCTACTTACTGCAGGATAGCAAGCTGTAAGAAATCCGGTCTTTTTGGCATACTTGTGAAAGGAGAAATCTAAATTCTTTAGGCAATGACATACTTAGAAGTATTGATTCTAAATTCTATAGTCTAGTTATTGGGGAGAATCAATGATAGAAGTGCATTTCTACTGTTCTACATGCTTTCTTACTCTAGTATAAGGAATTGCGGCTATATCTGGTGCGTTGTCTACTTCCTGCTGAGTTGGTGTTCTTTCTTTTGCTGCAACTCCTAAAGGCGAAGGGGCCAAGCCACTTGTGAAGCTTGTACATTTTGCTCTTAGTATATGTGAGTAAAGTGCAAGATTTAAAATGGCCTTGTAGTTTGTTGCTTTAACTACGGTGGTGGTTATATAGCTCTGCGGGAGTGGGACAATTATGTATTGGTTTTTGCAAACCAAcatcttaaaatcattttatttcatgCGTTTGGTACTTCAccaaaattatttgtttgtttcatttcaaGAGATCACTGGGTCAAATGTTAATGCATTTGAAGCCATATGGTAGTCTAACTGATCAATGCGCATGTCATTCACTCTTTCATATTGAATTGTCAGATGTAAGTGTAAGATTACTGTAGATTAATCTCCACAACAGTTGATGGGAGCTCTCGTCTTAAAATTGTACACATGTTTATAGTATTTATCAAGATCAAATGGGTTTTAGCATGTTTAGTTCAATTTGTCAAAATCTAGTACCATAAGTAGGAGAGTTTCGTGTGAAGTAGTATTGATTGTTTCAGAAAGTTATGAGACTCAACGCCTTCCTTTATCCATTGGTAATACTTGACCGTTTAAAGTAGTGTTCTATCGACGATTGCCATTATCCCCTATGTTAACGTTGAACTTCTTTGGTGGTGCAGAGCAGTTGCATTTCCGAGATGACTCCAACTAATTTTACGAAGCTTGGTCTTTATTCTTCGTTCGGAGTTTGGAGATAAATTTTCCAATAACTTACCTGTTGCCACCCAGAACCTACGGTTTCTTGGATTTAACCTTAGGTTGTGCTCCCTCGTAACCTTACCCCCACAGATTCGACTGTTGCGCTTTATCTCTCGTTACTTTTAGCAACATGTTGTCTACATAATCCTCCATAGTGTGTGCATAAATAGGTTTTAGCGTGAATACGTTCTCTTAACATTTCCCAGCCTTTAAACACAGTTTATTAACAACGTCATGATATAtatactctaccctccccagacggTACTCTATGGGACTACATTGGATATGTTGTcccaatgtttttttttaacctGAATGGCATGGCATTACTATGTGTGTGTCCCTTGGACTTGGTctgtaaaaaataaagatatttttatgGTCCTCTGATGCTTGTTggaattgataatgtatttgaTAGACATACTCAAAGCTTAGTAGTTCGAACCCAGATATTGCGTCGACAAGCGCCACTATTTCGGGTAGgggaaaaaaaaatccttcGATCCACATGGGTCCTATTGAAACATGAAGTACACTCTAGCCGTTGGATTCAACAAGTAATTTTGACGAGCCATCTTTTTGTGATTTGTTTACTGTAACTGATATTGTTTGGACTCGTTTTGGACATGCAatataaaatcatgatttgaaataagATTGATTTGAAGTTGACGTTTTATTTGGACAGCCATTCAAACTTTTTAAGTTGTATTGGAAGTCCCACAAGTTATGAGAATAAtctaatttttctaattctTATACATCTTACCAAATAAGCAAATCGTAGTTCATAAATAAGATATCACCGTATTTTAAAACGCCACATTGCTAAATTGCATATCTTCATGTTTCctttataaataaatgtttatgattatgaactttcaaatatacataattttagGTTTTATAAAGATCAATTagttaataataatagtaactaGTTATTGAACAATTTTTCATGCCGAGTATGAGTccttttttgcaaaatttaaaatgatgagtcctttttaataaaatataaacttgtgggttaaatattacatttaaaaacaGTTATTGAAATCAcgatttgaaattttaaatcatgCTCTCAAGTTACATATCCAAatgttaatttaaatttatgactTCATATCACATGGTGGACGTAAGCTTAGTATTTATGAATTGATGTCTGGTTTAAGTGGTTGTATAGCCTTGTTTGATCCTTGGTATTTAGGAATTGATTTCTGGTTTAGGTAGTTGTATAGCCtggttttatttttatatctggCTGATCCTACTTCTGAAAATGAAGTattccttttatttaatttgttcgTCTTACTTTTCCTTTTAACCCGTTTGAAAAATAGCATCTTTCCTTTCTTTACAACTTTTTAATCCCACATGCTAAGGATCACAAGATTAAATAACATTTTGTACATTtaacatatctttagtttaaaattacaagattcaaaagtttttcttATGTTCTAAATCTTCGTAATTAAATCAGACATATAAATTAAATCGGATGGAGTAGCAAACAAAGAAGAAGTTCCAGGCACACAAAATTTACATGTATATGTGATGATGATCTAAAGAGAACCAGTTTTCTCCCTTTCAGAGTCCATCTCACAAATCTTAAGTTGATTTGAGGATTTCCACCTTTTCATCTTTGCCACTAAAATGAAGAAGAATTCATATCCTCatcttgagttgatttgagCATTTCCACTTTTTTATCCCTCTGAATAAAAGGCTGATAATATCCAAATTGTGTATTTGGATTATCACACAATATTATGGCAATCACACTTGAAGATTAGTAGACATAGATGATCCTTGAGACCTAAATTCTTGAATCTTTCCATTCACCTCAGTTACAACAAGCCTAGTCAAAAACAAACCAGCAACTAAAGCTGATCCCATCAACATTACAAAAACTGCATTCCAGCTATCAGCTGAAATATAACCTGTTAGAAATGGTCCAACTGCAGCACCAATTGATCCAGTTCCATCAATAATAGCAGTGACAGTTGCAAGCGCTCGTGAATTACCCTTCAAAGAGCTATGTGTTCCCAAGTCTGCTGAAACAGCAGTTGTTATCAACGCGTAAGGTCCATTCACAAACACTCCAGCAATCAACATGAGGATGATGTTTATAGTCATAGAGATGTGTCCGTAGCTTCGATATAGGTATAGAGCTGGGATAACACAGTACATAAAGCTAGCTGCTGTTATTGCTCTAGCACCCAACTTATCTGAGATGTAACCTGCTAGGATTCCACCTATGACCCCTCCGACATCAAACAACGTTGATAAGTTTCCAGATTCCTCGTTAGACAAGTATCGTCCATCTATTGCTGCAGTAACATTAAAACGAACATAGAGTTAAGAAAACAACATATCTAACATGACAAATATAGAACAGCAAACATTCATGCCTGTGTGGCTAATGTAGTAAGGCAGCCAATAGAGAAATGTGTAAGCCACCAATTTCGCGAAAAAAAGGCAAAGAGCAAAGGGTGCAACCCCCGGGATCTTCCATGCTTCTATAAAACCTACAGCGCATGATTCCTCTTCTCTGTCTGATCTCAACCTCAAGAGAGGTTGTTCAttcacttcatcttcttcttttccgGGAGATAACAACACCTCATCTTCATCTTTATTACCCCCAACAGATTCGGGATGAACGGGTAACAAAAGGAACACTACCACACcactaaaagcaataaggatACCAGGTACAACCATCGACCAACCCCATCCATATTTCAATAAGATTGAGGCGACTAACGACCCTGTAATGTTCCCAACAGAGGTGTGAGCATTCCAAATGCCCATTATAAGTCCCCTCTTCTTCTTTCCAAACCAATTCCCGACCACTGCAACGACTGACGGCCATCCAGTGGATTGAAACAATCCAGCAATCATTTGAATGATAAGATAGTAATAGAAACTATGAATGTTTGCCCAATATCCAACTCCAAAAAGAGCTGTGAATAAACCAGTTCCCAACATTCCCGCGGTCAAAAAAACTCTAAGATCCATCCTATCGCCCACGTGCCCTGAGAAATACATTCCAATGGCATACACAAATAGGAAAGCCACATCAAGGTCACCGAGCAATGTTGTTCCATCAGGGCCATTAAATGGAAACCAACCATCTCTAAATGATTTCCGAATACTATTTCCTTGCCATGGAAAAATCGGACCAACACCAAGGGATTGGGGATCAAGTGCTTGTTTTACGATGCTTGTAGTTTTTCTATTAGCATGGTAACTTGTATATGCGAAAAATGTCACAATTAGAACAATTACTTGATATGTCTTGAAAGATAGGCTCGACTTATTTATGTTCTCTATTAATTGAATTCCTAAGGGCTTGTTGTTATTCTTCTTCATTGTTGGCTCTGGAGGTGACTCCACTAATAGGGAACTTGATCAAGATAAAATGAAACACATATATTTTCCTCTTTTACAAATGGAGAAAACAACCTGGAAAAAGATGCATAAGACAATATCATTTAGATGTAAACATTCATAAATGTTCACAAGGAACATGGCTTACTAGTCTGAAAACGTAATTCACGTGTGACTTGCAAAAAGGTATAATAATCCAGGGGACTATATTATCCTACGTTTGGTTGGAGGTATTAGAccgttttaaaattatttatcgcACCATTTATACTTTAGTGATGGAATAAATtatcccatatatatatatggtgaaACAACTTATCCTGCCATAACTtattcccaaccaaacgaccccaaGTTCATGCTATATCAAATTACATATTGTAAAAAGAGCATAAGAAAAGAAACTAGCAGAGAAAAACAGCCCATTGGGACAAAGCAGAGTTTTCCAGGTCTTGTTTCTATAACATCCCAACAAGACATATACTATCTTCCTTTTTTACAACTCCATTCCTCGgtatcaatttatgtgacataacttgaattgatattaaatttttaaaaataaatgaagaattTTATATGACTTGAATTggtattaaattttataaaataaatgaaaaacttCTAAAACTTGTGCACTAAATCAGATAAAATAGGAAGGGCAAAGTtaattactgattacttatcaaacttagaagtgttattttttaaaatggactTAAAATTAAAGTGTGTCACGTGAATTGAAACCCGAGATTCGATTCCCTTCTCCTGATTTTACAACTGTCTCaatacaagaaagaaaaaaaaaacagagcaagaagatcaacattaaaataaaaaattacttgaTTATAACTGCTCCACACAAATTAAGTCATCCTTATCAAAACACAGGAAATAAACtcaaaagatgaaataatataacaattagttgaggtgcataAAAGCTGGGCCGAGACAACTTGatcatcaaaaaaatatactcatatgAAGATTGTAAAGAAATTAGGCATGAATTTGAGAGCTAACCTTGTGTTTGTGATCAATCCAACTAGTTAAGGTGTCTATTTGTGATATCATGTAGTTACAAACATTCATGAGTTTGCTTAACACACCAAAAGAAAGAGGAAGGAAAGGTGTTTGAAGCTTTTAATACAGTAGTGGTAAAGAATGGTTCATATATAAAGGGAGCGGTGACACGTCTGAATCCATATTTATTTCCACCACTCTTTTAATTTAccattatattatatactccgttcatttttaattgtcatgatttttttttagagtcaaattataagaatgactaacattttataatgtatttttttcattatattgatatgcaaaaagaTGCAATTTATAATacctttcatttaattttttgaatatctaatttttttatttaaaatatctaattaatataatataatttaattttaaaaataaattaaattaatttttaaaaaacacaacATAATAATTAAACGCACTATTCAATTGCTTTGACTTCAACCTCACGATACTGCAAAGTGCTACACAGCTTTTACTGACTTGTCACAATTAAACGCACATAGGCAATTTGTAACATTAAAAgaagatttaaaatttaaaatagaaggacttgaatttgaataattagtattaatattttattaagacCAAACAAATGAGACCTgacatttctattttttctttggtgCATATGTTGGTCTGTTAACAAAAAACAGATGAATGATGAAGACCTGGGAATTGAACTCTGAAATGGCGTACATATTTCACGAACAAATTTAACAATTAGTTAATTGAGGCATGAAATTGATGGTAAGTTTGAGCtctaatttatataaaagaaatagtaTGGAGTATTATAAAGTTAAAGCAACAAATCAAAAACTAATTAAGCCTATCttgtaaaaaggaaaagggttTCAAACCTATTTTTATTAATCTCTCTAATAATACTCGTTCATTATTGACTTtgcacacttcttaagaaactataaataaaaagataattttaccaTATCATCCTTTGAATAtactaataaatataatgtcttgaaaaatgtaataaaaaatgattataattaatgataagggtaaactagaaactaagtgtaaaattacccattgatttcataaaatggATAAGTATTGCTGGACATACTAAAATAGTATagtgaacaactattgttggacggagggagtagtaaaaAGGAAGGGGTAAGCCAAAATCTATTCTTGTTGGATCGAACTAGTACATTATTCACCCGCCCGTTAGTAATGATGAACtacatttttctaaatttttcttAGTCAGAGCCCATATTGGAGttctgattaaatttgaatcataCATTGTAGGGTACATTTAAGGGTGGTGCTCTCAACATGATTTTTTCCATACCCAAGATTCGAACTCGAAACCTCAATGTGAACTccattttcatgatttatgcaGCTCTCATTTCGCGCAATCTAATTTGACAGtcttaaacaagtaattaaactAAGCTTGCTAATGCGAGATATTGAGTTTCATTTCTGTGACAGTGATCAAAAGAAATGTTCAATAAATGGCTAAATACATCTTGTCATGATATTTCAGTTAGACAATCGAATTAAGTTTTATTCTAATTGAACACTTCAacttttaacaaaatattttgattaaacattttttattaaaattttggaaaaatatttgCATGTGTTTTCATTCATCTGCTAGGTAGTTAAATTAACCATATAGAATGTCATCTCCTTTTATTGTACACATTCTCCTCAATAAGTTGTATAGTTTCTATTTGAGGTTAATGCATATAATTAAAGAAGATGACATATTTTATGTGATTATCTTAACTATACCTACGTAATAGATGAtttgttttcttcaaaatttgaacGAATATATCTAATTGAAATATCTTATTAAGCGGTAAGGTGTTCCATTAAAGAATGTCtaaataaaatgtcatcaatatatGCCATATATGTCTAATTAagcaccttttttttttaatgggaTTTTCCATTGCTCTCCACCTAATGACAAAGTATTCCTTCCGTCTAACAATAGTTGTctactatactattttgggatgttcaacaatacttgtccactttatgaaatcaatggataattttacacttagttcttAATTTACTCTtgtcattaattatagtcatttttctattacattttttgagatattatatttattatattcaaagggtgatgtaataaaattattcttatatttataatttattaaggAGTTGAAATAAAGTAGCGTGTAGTAATTGAGAGGTTAATAATTAAATGACATTATGACAAGACATTAATATTGGTAATTTCTGCAATGCGTGTCCCATGCATGAGCTTCAGGGTCAATGAGagaaacttttcttaaaatattacactccttaattatattttattaattccatttttttgtgtgtgtgtgtatttcTCCAATAGAATTTTGTCAATGGAGTTAGATATGAAAGATTAAAGTAATTTCAGtacacatttttttctttaaaaaaaaattgttcgtGTGTAtgtttcctattttattttagagaaaattATAGATCTCAAGAAATTATAAATCAAGAAACAAAAAGAtagctaaattattttttatcttattgtattttttaaatatgtaaaaacTTTACTATTCTGGAAAACATATATCAGAAATTTAGTGGATATTTTAAAATCAGCATCAGTAAGTTTGAAAACAATATATcttggatttaattaatttggaatATTCTACACACTTTGGAAGTATGTcgatgaaaataatattttacataTTACATTCACAGGGTGATCATATTGAACTTTCAAGAAGGTACACTCTTGGAATTAAGTTGCAAATTAACAAGATACAATTCATTGACAATTGacatttgtctttttttattatcCTTTGTATTTGCTATCCACTTTAAGATTTCGATTAATTTAGATTAACACAACATAAGGTCATGAGAAGTACTTCatatcagatttttttttaactttcaatatttaaatttgaaatctttaattaaCGATGAAAAGAACTAATTTATCTTATATTCTATTACCGCCAAAATAAcatgaattataaaaaaaagcTTTGGAAAGCACAATAGGTCCAAAgtgcttttttttctttttgaaggatGCTTCAATATAATTACCATTCGTGTACACTTTACACTCCAGTATAACAATTAATTCTCAACAAATATTCAAACTAATGTAATTTGATACCATTATAACACTAGtttatattatatcatatttGTCACTTCATCATATTTCCAGTTattaatttagaattttatgGATTGGTGCAATAatttacttaaatttttatctattttgaaATGAGGAAGAAAGATTGAGTGGTATATATAGGAAGGATCTTGGAAATTTCCTTGCCTGGATTTTTTTGCAAAAGTTTTAGGAGTTATGATCACTTCGAAATGGGCCTACAAAGCTAAAAATATGTAGGAGGCAAATCGACGATGTGTTTTGCTTGTGATGTCTGGTTTGTAGGGGTGTACATCAGTCGCTCGATTTGGTTTTATATATTAatgatttaatttattgatttttaatttgtgaaatgTCGAATTGATAACCgatatttattattgatttttggtTAGTCAATTTTTGGTACTCAACGgacaatttttttagtttaactGATAAGAAAAAAGCTCATATAATCAATCATATATACACGACgttcataaaatagaaataatagcAAGAAGAGAAGTTCAACTCAAATGTCATTGTTTGAATTCTTTCTAAAGACTTATGCAATAAATTGTGGAAACAACATTAATTGTCTTGTTTTTGTCACAACCAAATCTAAAATTGAGTAAAGAGAAATAATACTAGTTTGTGTCGAGAAGAGAGAAAGTGTCACAATAGAGAGACAAAAAGGCTAATTTGTGTTACCTACAACTAAaagtaatattaaaatttaagaaatatgatGGTAAAATATTAAAGTCACCTTTGTATAATTAGgattaaaatagtaattttaatataatcttaTTGGATTATCGATTTAATTACTAAtcaaaaatcaaaccaataatccattaaaaaaattacaaacatTGATTTACTAACCCAATTAatcgtatttttttttattctatctTTGCACCTTCCTAATGATTTTAGGAATCGAACTATTCGAACTCAGACTTAGCTCAACCGAGTTTGCTTTAGATTAACTGACTCTTGTTCATCAAAGGCTCACGAGCTAGTTAATTCtttaaagttttgttttttctaGTTATTATTCTAATCAGttcatttaaattaattactttcctttttaatcagttttaaataaatattaaagaatgaattaattatatCTCTAGGAAAGAGCTTGGAAGTTTCCTTGTCTGGATTCTTTTGCATAAGGTTGGGCTTACATCAATAGTCATCATTGTTCAAAATCCCACCCATACAATTTAGGGTCAATTTGAAATGGGCCCCTATCAAGGGGGCACCAATAGTTTTTAGGAATTGACACAGACATATAATTGgcaatatataatttaatattaattagcaattaatagtctaaaataaaattagcacgTATTAgtctaaaagaaataaaaccaactttttatagtttttttcttttaatcatGTGCAACCAACCCGCATTAATTAAGGAGATgtggaattatttttttttccttgtttttgACTCCTATAATTAAGGAAGTTagcttttcaatttctttaaattctcaaactcaactttatttaaccgtctataaaaaaaaatattgacgCAATTtacagaaaaataaatatatatttgattgtaattttatgaattttttttttttaccaatcaACAATAATTAGTTTATTAGAAAATCGATTGCCTACTTTTAAGaagtgaaatatatatatttattaattaacatattaaaaaaaggtTACACCAATTTTTAAggaatgaattttttaaaattctttaaataaCTTATTAAAAGATTGTGACTACTTCTAAGGTAAGAAAATGTATTATTAATGCTCTAACATGTATTAATTATCACATAATCGacataattaatcaaataatattaaatgacattttattaGAAACTGTAATAATACATATTcataaattatacaataattAAAGTTGCGATtacataatatatacataagaaaaaatatgtatacacaaaaaaatattcataaaaatagaCGTGTAAATTTTATTGATGTATACAGTAATTGTAGCATATATACATAAACTTTATATTGTATACATAAGAGTATTACCATCAATTATACGTATTACTATAATGAATACAAGAATGAGATTAAtatgatacatatataaattttattcattaattgtacatgtgattttgtttatgtatacgGTAACTGCACTGTATATACATTAGTTCGTATTCATTGTGTATTCAGTGATTTGTATTCACATAATAAacttgtatattttaatttaaattataacaacccgggagcaccccctagccgttacatgtgtattcgacctctcggaggtcttatacaagccttatcattcattcatcgcattcgGTAATAAAAACCGTAAGGAAtttaaacttttctttacaaagaagacatttcattaaaataGTAAGCGGAAGacttctagactttatacacttatgtctcaaaccatctaatactttgaatacaacattagGATTAAGCCCATAcaaaacttaagcaaatactagaaagacataaaaaaaaaagggacatgtagggtattgtcctcgaatctatgaggactcaccaagtcttcatcttcaacacttaga is part of the Solanum stenotomum isolate F172 chromosome 8, ASM1918654v1, whole genome shotgun sequence genome and encodes:
- the LOC125874863 gene encoding putative glycerol-3-phosphate transporter 1 — encoded protein: MKKNNNKPLGIQLIENINKSSLSFKTYQVIVLIVTFFAYTSYHANRKTTSIVKQALDPQSLGVGPIFPWQGNSIRKSFRDGWFPFNGPDGTTLLGDLDVAFLFVYAIGMYFSGHVGDRMDLRVFLTAGMLGTGLFTALFGVGYWANIHSFYYYLIIQMIAGLFQSTGWPSVVAVVGNWFGKKKRGLIMGIWNAHTSVGNITGSLVASILLKYGWGWSMVVPGILIAFSGVVVFLLLPVHPESVGGNKDEDEVLLSPGKEEDEVNEQPLLRLRSDREEESCAVGFIEAWKIPGVAPFALCLFFAKLVAYTFLYWLPYYISHTAIDGRYLSNEESGNLSTLFDVGGVIGGILAGYISDKLGARAITAASFMYCVIPALYLYRSYGHISMTINIILMLIAGVFVNGPYALITTAVSADLGTHSSLKGNSRALATVTAIIDGTGSIGAAVGPFLTGYISADSWNAVFVMLMGSALVAGLFLTRLVVTEVNGKIQEFRSQGSSMSTNLQV